The following nucleotide sequence is from Hydrogenophaga sp. PBL-H3.
GACTTGCCGCCAGGACACTTCCAGCTCGAAGGCGGCGTCCATTTCGGAGATGGGCAGCAGGCGCTGCAGCCTCTGGGAGAGGGAGGGCACTGGAACCGTGCCGATGGAGCGCACGTGGTACTTCACGCCCATCTCATCGGCCCGGGCCATGAGTTCGTTTGCGTCGTAGCCCGCATGCCGGCTCAACAGTCCGATCAGGATGCCAACGAAACGGGGGCCATGGGCCTCGTACCCCACATTGAGTCGGTGAGCAGCCTCGTGCAGGATGACCCAGCGGTTGCGGGACCACTTGGGCAAGCTCAGCTCATGGGAGTGCTTAGCAAGTGCCCGGCGCTGCCCACGGTGGGGGCGGATCACAGCTGGAGGTGGTGTTCTGGCATGGCCATATCTCCCACGCTCGCTGGTCCAGACGGGTTTGAGGAAGTCCGCGCACTCCTGCAGGGTCTCGAACTCAGACGAATAGTGGCAGTGCGTGGTGCTCAGTGCTTCGCCACTGTCCTCGGCAAGGCGGACAAGGCGGCGGCTGCATGTCGCTTCCCAGCGGTAGACCACGGTGCGCTGGTTGTCGCGCATCTCAGCGCGCCCGAACATGCTGTGAAGATTCTTCTGAAGGATGCGCATGGTGCTGTGCCTCAACGGATGGGGGCAGGGCGCATCAATGGCTGGAGCGGCGGAAGTCCCATGGGGCAACAGGGCTCTGGTCGCCCCAAAGGCCCCTGCTGGCTGCGCGGGCGTCATCCTCAGCGCGGGCATAGTCGCGGCGCTCAGCGGCGCTCTGGTCGCGCTGGTAGTGCTTGTAGTGCCAAGCCATGCCACGGTTTACCTGGATGAGGTTCACGTCGCTACCACCCGACAACACCACCCCCAGCACGCGCCCATAGCGGTCCTCGGCGTCATAACGCACCTGAACCATCTTGCCGTAGACCAGTTCACTCAGCGAGCGCTTGGACACTTGCCCAAAGGCCTGTTTGGACTCGGGAGCGTCGATGCCCCTGAGGCGCACCTTGGTGGTCCGCTTGTTGGCATCAAGAACGGTGATGGTGTCCCCGTCGGAGACACCCACCACGCGACCTTCAATCTGCGCCGACCATGCGTGGTTCAGACCTCCCGCTAGGATGAGCACCATGACGATCTGCGCGATCCAGCGTGGCATTCCGAGCATGCGCAGGGTGAAGAGGATTACAAGTTTGCTCATGCAGATATGGGTGGTTGGATAGTAGAAAAGGGCCTCGATTCATAGTTGCATAGCTTCACTCGTTGTCAAGGGCGCGCGCCACGCCATGCAAGCGAAAAAGGTTGCCATCACGGTCGCGCATCACCATTGGGAAAGCCCATGGGTCGAACGGGCCGGGTTCTTGTTCACGCACATCCAGGGTGATTGTGGTGTGACGCTGCACGCCGGACCCTTTGGGCTTGTTCGTGTCCGCCTGCCAGAACGAGACTTCCAATGTGTCGTCACTGATCGCAGTTGCGGTACGAAAGTGCCCGCCAACTGAAGCATCACCCACTCGTGAGAGCTTGGGGCGCAGACGCAGGTTGGACATTGCCACCGCGCGCCCAAGGATGTTCCAGGCGCGCGAGTCAGCAAGACTGAAGGGCTCGTCGGCAGCCTCACCACGGGGAGAGGGCACGAAGTCGCCGTGCGGAGGCATGTTCACGATGTCACAGGGGCGCATGCGGTCGCGGCCCCACGTGAAGTCAAGCTGGCACAGGCGCTCGACGTGCGACGGGGGAAGCGCATGGACAAGTGCCTTCACGCGCATGTGTTCCACAAACTTGAAAAGCGTCATGGTCCGG
It contains:
- a CDS encoding thermonuclease family protein, with translation MSKLVILFTLRMLGMPRWIAQIVMVLILAGGLNHAWSAQIEGRVVGVSDGDTITVLDANKRTTKVRLRGIDAPESKQAFGQVSKRSLSELVYGKMVQVRYDAEDRYGRVLGVVLSGGSDVNLIQVNRGMAWHYKHYQRDQSAAERRDYARAEDDARAASRGLWGDQSPVAPWDFRRSSH